A section of the Amblyomma americanum isolate KBUSLIRL-KWMA chromosome 2, ASM5285725v1, whole genome shotgun sequence genome encodes:
- the LOC144122060 gene encoding 3-alpha-hydroxysteroid sulfotransferase-like — MAPKKPYCQIIDGVPRCPGLYPDVFRASMKFRAQKGDLVQCTYPKAGTHWVMYIIELILKEGEPVPTHDAFVSYVRFIGRMETEGWQSPLPIRLFTTHEPLTRDTMNPEAKYVYVARNPWDSCVSFYHTVTTLNMFNFRDGSFEDFFDAFMRGDFGYGDYFNHVASGYALRNEPNLLFLTYEQLKKDTRSAVVKIAYFLGDYYGRRLEEDNDLLKTLLERSTAEYMKNVLVLNVQSFDEAWKTRRTETTVPSKSAYEGDPGRYSLVRSAKLGDWKSYFTREQLRRMQKKIQDRGDHASFMDLWKDICEEALVASQE; from the coding sequence ATGGCCCCGAAGAAGCCGTACTGCCAGATTATTGACGGCGTCCCTCGCTGCCCAGGCTTGTATCCAGACGTCTTCAGGGCGAGCATGAAATTCCGTGCGCAGAAGGGCGACTTGGTGCAATGTACGTACCCGAAAGCCGGCACACACTGGGTTATGTACATCATCGAACTGATCCTTAAAGAGGGAGAGCCTGTGCCTACTCATGACGCCTTTGTGAGCTACGTTCGCTTCATCGGCCGCATGGAGACCGAGGGCTGGCAGTCGCCTCTACCCATCAGGCTCTTCACTACTCACGAGCCGTTAACCAGAGACACGATGAACCCCGAAGCCAAGTATGTATACGTGGCTCGGAACCCGTGGGACTCGTGCGTCTCCTTCTACCACACGGTGACGACGTTGAACATGTTCAACTTCCGCGACGGTTCGTTCGAGGACTTCTTCGACGCATTTATGCGCGGAGACTTCGGGTACGGTGATTACTTCAACCACGTTGCCTCCGGCTATGCACTTAGGAACGAGCCGAATCTGCTGTTCTTGACGTACGAACAACTTAAGAAGGACACTAGGAGTGCGGTCGTCAAGATTGCCTACTTCCTCGGAGATTACTATGGCAGACGCCTCGAAGAAGACAACGACTTGCTTAAGACGCTGCTTGAAAGGTCAACGGCAGAATACATGAAGAATGTCCTGGTGTTGAATGTTCAATCATTCGATGAAGCTTGGAAGACTCGTAGAACAGAGACCACAGTGCCAAGCAAGTCTGCATACGAAGGAGACCCTGGACGGTACTCTCTGGTGCGGAGCGCCAAACTGGGTGACTGGAAGTCTTATTTCACTCGTGAGCAACTACGCCGCATGCAGAAGAAGATTCAAGACAGGGGTGACCATGCCTCTTTTATGGACCTATGGAAAGATATCTGCGAAGAAGCGCTCGTAGCGTCGCAAGAGTGA